Proteins encoded by one window of Xenopus tropicalis strain Nigerian chromosome 6, UCB_Xtro_10.0, whole genome shotgun sequence:
- the LOC101731474 gene encoding uncharacterized protein LOC101731474, translating to MSVASSENGNTPEQMIHRIVEFIYTRVKFDIGMDVWINDLKRNARADLNDIWATDGLVERYLTCMNLASNSSDKEKKLICALPPVLYALMEVDTLSKARKENVEKLMSQLHEIESDIQHMKSDKNQLEIDISNKEAFIRDLETDAERSRIAYCKLRKDFEELRQQYIKSQQSGVYGVERSPDPPIITPQYKNWAPYISRAKPIDNVDSEAQDVLGRLAEACQAVTTVIGNHRTRVLRDSSSDTSPERNVRNVRNQTPMSNVSHRSSVSNTDASEVESDERAWGSGPFPNRGKNTHKRGSKGKNPQSPKEKQNSASIIKFLNTAIPKFSKKGSSQIANHLELYESTMDSLKLSEADKIRFLPWAFDDRYRHYFSSFKERGITKWQSVLHEIKSEFGPYRTTTAAKREIYKLTCRSNQSPREFLSVLKNAYGLAYRNPDWESVEFKQVFYEALPTQIKLSLAHDLDFENPLERLVTSATLLFNISEGQNLNDRKFKKFPEHNVDESGVKPHLKFESQPKKIPLANGPNQQNQKQLNTRNTKPQIAKGSEGNSSGSGSQDYRPRFNQGYQGYRGNQRYGGYQGYRGNQRYGGYQGYRDPQGYRRWNNRPRQQWRKGQESPDSPRGKSPTGNQNGPRNQNPGRPSRFDQLADQVSKLTDIVSKLSQVSAGKQPEVFLEEKAGPSSAK from the coding sequence ATGAGTGTTGCAAGCAGTGAGAATGGGAATACCCCAGAGCAAATGATCCACAGAATTGTTGAATTCATATATACACGGGTAAAATTTGATATAGGGATGGATGTTTGGATTAATGATTTGAAGAGAAATGCTAGAGCAGACCTTAATGATATCTGGGCAACAGACGGCCTGGTTGAACGCTATTTAACATGTATGAACTTAGCCTCTAACAGTTCAGACAAAGAGAAAAAATTAATATGTGCTCTACCTcctgttttatatgcattaatggaGGTAGATACCCTATCAAAagctagaaaagaaaatgtagaaaaattgaTGTCTCAGTTACATGAGATAGAATCAGATATCCAACATATGAAATCTGATAAAAACCAATTAGAGATAGATATCTCAAACAAGGAAGCTTTTATTAGGGATTTAGAAACTGATGCTGAACGTAGTCGCATAGCATACTGTAAGCTCAGAAAGGATTTCGAAGAATTacggcaacagtacattaaaagTCAACAGTCAGGTGTATATGGTGTGGAGAGATCTCCTGATCCTCCAATAATCACTCCCCAATATAAAAATTGGGCACCATATATTTCTAGAGCCAAACCAATTGATAATGTTGATTCAGAGGCACAAGATGTTTTGGGCCGGTTGGCTGAAGCTTGCCAAGCTGTGACCACCGTTATAGGTAATCACAGAACAAGGGTCCTTAGAGATTCTTCTTCAGACACGTCCCCAGAGAGGAATGTGAGGAATGTGCGAAATCAAACACCTATGTCAAATGTATCCCATAGAAGTAGTGTTTCCAATACTGATGCAAGTGAAGTTGAGAGTGATGAGAGAGCATGGGGATCCGGTCCTTTCCCAAACAGGGGGAAGAATACCCATAAGAGGGGTTCAAAAGGGAAAAATCCCCAATCtcctaaagaaaaacaaaattctgcCAGCATAATTAAATTTTTGAATACTGCTATACCAAAATTTTCTAAGAAAGGTTCTTCCCAAATTGCAAACCACTTAGAACTATATGAATCTACTATGGATTCATTAAAATTATCTGAGGCAGACAAAATCAGGTTTCTTCCATGGGCCTTTGATGACAGATACCGTCATTACTTTTCCTCCTTTAAAGAGAGAGGAATCACCAAATGGCAGTCAGTCCTACATGAAATTAAATCAGAATTTGGGCCCTATCGAACTACCACTGCCGCAAAGAGAGAAATTTATAAACTCACATGTAGATCTAATCAAAGCCCTCGAGAATTTCTCTCTGTACTTAAAAATGCCTATGGTTTAGCTTACAGAAACCCCGATTGGGAATCTGTGGAATTTAAACAGGTATTCTATGAGGCCTTACCAACCCAAATCAAATTAAGTCTAGCTCATGATCTGGATTTTGAAAACCCTCTAGAAAGACTGGTAACATCAGCAACTTTGCTGTTTAACATTAGTGAGGGCCAAAACTTAAATGataggaaatttaaaaaattccCAGAGCACAATGTTGATGAGTCCGGGGTAAAACCTCATTTAAAGTTTGAGTCCCAGCCAAAGAAAATACCTTTAGCCAATGGACCTAATCAACAAAACCAAAAACAACTAAATACCAGAAACACTAAACCTCAAATTGCCAAGGGGTCAGAAGGAAATAGTTCAGGTTCTGGAAGCCAAGATTACCGTCCTCGTTTCAACCAAGGTTACCAAGGATACCGAGGTAACCAAAGATATGGGGGTTACCAAGGATACCGAGGTAACCAAAGATATGGGGGTTACCAAGGATACCGGGATCCCCAGGGATACAGACGTTGGAACAATAGGCCCAGGCAGCAATGGAGAAAAGGGCAGGAATCACCAGATTCACCCAGGGGTAAATCACCCACAGGGAACCAAAATGGTCCACGGAATCAAAACCCAGGTAGACCTAGCAGATTTGATCAGCTTGCAGATCAGGTTTCCAAGTTAACTGACATTGTAAGTAAATTATCTCAAGTTTCTGCAGGAAAACAACCTGAAGTTTTTTTAGAGGAAAAAGCGGGGCCAAGCTCCGCCAAATAA